The Neodiprion pinetum isolate iyNeoPine1 chromosome 5, iyNeoPine1.2, whole genome shotgun sequence genome segment TTGTTTtggggatattttttttcggctATGTCGCTACTAATGTTCCTGGTGGTCGATTGGCTGAAAAATATGGAGGAAAGTTGGTTTATGGACTCGGTGTCTTTTTGACTGCTGTTTTGACTATTATCAGTCCGTTTGCTGCTTACTGGGGACTGGTTCCCTTTGCCATTGTTCGAGTCGCTGAGGGTATTACAGAGGTATGTTAAGTAATTAGTCTTATGTATTCAATGATAGATATGAAACATCACCAAGCACTGCGCATCAATACTTTAACTCCTTATTACAGGGAGTTACGTTTCCTGCTATGCACAGTATGCTGGCTCACTGGGTTCCCCCACTGGAAAGGAGCAAATTTGCAGCGACAGTTTATGCGGGTAAatctataaaataataaatttttctactctttcgcatataatttaatatcCTGTGTCACAATTACTTATTCATTCACAGGACTTAATTTTGGTACTGTGATATCGCTTCCGCTGAGCGGCTGGCTTTGTTCACTGGATCTTTGGGGCGGTTGGCCTCTAGCCTTCTATCTCTTTGGTGGGCTGGGTGTAATTTGGTACATCTTCTGGTTGATATTCGTGTTCGACACACCCGCGCAGCACACCAGAATTGATCCTCAAGAAAGAGCATTTATCGAAGCATCTGTTAAGCTAAAGAATGAGGTGCGTTTCTTTCTTATCTACCTCATTTCTGTTATTCTTCCCATTCACAATCGCAGTCATTAGTTTCTGCATTCGTTCAAAGGGCGAGACGAATGCATCAGTACCTTGGCTAGCTGTTTTTACTTCACGGCCAATGTGGGCTATAGCTCTAACTCAGTGTGGCCAATCTTGGGCCTTCTACACTTTACTCACAGAGCTACCCACGTACATGGATAAGATTCTTCATTTCGATATTCAACAGGTGAGACTGATAAACTTCTTCCAAGATCGCCACATTATTCTGCCTTGGAGATAAAGTTACCCTTTCAGACAAGCTCTTCAATTGGTACTTTTATCGGCAGTTGACTAGTTTTTACTGGAGGCAAGAATATATTCTTTTGGTAAACCTcttattcaagaaaattagtttttacaAGAAGGTGGAACAACCTGGTTTGAATATCTAGTTTTTATTCACTGTCCTAAACACCTTTTTCAGGATGCAGTCTACTCAATGTTGCCGTACCTCAGTGCATGGATAGTAGGCTTAGGTATCTCAGTGTTGGCTGATGCACTCCTTGCCCAAAATCTGCTATCTACCCTAGGATCATTCAAGTTTTGGAACACGATTGGCTCTCTCGGGCCCAGCTTGAGCTTCTTGGGTGCAATATGGGCTGGTTGTGATCGAAACATTGTACTCTTCATGCTAGTTGGTTTAGGTTCGCTGCAGGGAGCTGTTTATGCTGGAAACCAAATGAATCACATTGCACTTGCTCCTCAATATGCCGGTACATTATATGGCCTGACAAATGCGGCAGCAAATACGTGCGGCTTTTTGGCACCCTACATCGTTGGCATGGTCGTCCAGGGGCACGTGAGTTCGATGCATTTCAGAACTGCTTGTACTGATAACTAACATCGATGCTACATATGTTTCAGGAAACTTTGACTCGATGGcacctcgttttttggctagCTGCAGGGGTGAACATGGCAGGTAGTCTTTTTTACGTGGTGTTTGCCTCTGCCACTGAGCAGCCTTGGAGTAAAGGAAGCAGATA includes the following:
- the MFS10 gene encoding sialin, which codes for MVEVLDPTLSRDNQPLFINDVIEDKLSQSQEPLIEDTKSWVKARFTFGFLGFMGFALVYAMRVNLSIAIVSMVNKTESNKNDSANSTDICPSVDPVNGTFVPHTGEFNWDETTQGIVLGIFFFGYVATNVPGGRLAEKYGGKLVYGLGVFLTAVLTIISPFAAYWGLVPFAIVRVAEGITEGVTFPAMHSMLAHWVPPLERSKFAATVYAGLNFGTVISLPLSGWLCSLDLWGGWPLAFYLFGGLGVIWYIFWLIFVFDTPAQHTRIDPQERAFIEASVKLKNEGETNASVPWLAVFTSRPMWAIALTQCGQSWAFYTLLTELPTYMDKILHFDIQQDAVYSMLPYLSAWIVGLGISVLADALLAQNLLSTLGSFKFWNTIGSLGPSLSFLGAIWAGCDRNIVLFMLVGLGSLQGAVYAGNQMNHIALAPQYAGTLYGLTNAAANTCGFLAPYIVGMVVQGHETLTRWHLVFWLAAGVNMAGSLFYVVFASATEQPWSKGSR